From Bacteroidota bacterium:
TAAAATTAATTACCTTAATTCCTTTATTGCCGCTTATAGGATTTCTTATTACCGGGCTTTTTGGTAAAAAAATGTCAAAAGGACTTGTCGGATTTGTTGCCTGCGGAAGTGTATTGGGAGGGTTTGTTATATCGTTACTTGTTTTTTTGCAGGTACGCTCGCTGGAATCACATTCTATAACAGTTAATTTATTCGATTGGATATCATCCGGCAAGCTGAATGTTTCTTTTTCATTTTTAGTTGATCCGCTTTCCGCCTTATTCCTTCTCATCATTACCGGTGTTGGCTTTTTGATCCACGTTTATTCGGTTGGTTATATGCATGATGATGAAGGTTTCTCCCGTTTCTTTGCTTACCTCAACCTGTTTGTGTTCTTTATGTTATTGCTGGTATTGGGTTCTAACTACTTACTCATGTTTGTGGGTTGGGAAGGCGTAGGATTGTGTTCGTATCTGCTTATCGGATTCTGGTTTAAGAACACCGCTTATAACAATGCCGCTAAAAAGGCGTTCATCATGAATCGCATTGGTGACCTTGGATTCCTGTTGGGCATCATTCTTATCTTCATCACATTCGGAAGTACTAGTTATGCGGAGGTATTCAGCCAGGCGAAATTTTTCAGCTCGGAAAGGCCTGTTATCACTGCCATTACATTGTTGTTGTTTGTTGGCGCAATGGGTAAAAGCGCGCAGCTGCCATTATACACATGGCTGCCTGATGCTATGGCAGGTCCGACACCTGTATCAGCGTTAATACACGCTGCAACGATGGTTACGGCGGGCATATATATGATCGCACGTTCGAATATATTATACACATTAGCCCCATTCTCAATGGGAGTCGTGGCATTGGTTGGTGTAATCACCGCTTTGTTTGCCGCATCCATCGGCCTGTTCCAGAATGATATTAAAAAAGTGCTGGCCTACTCAACAGTCAGTCAGCTTGGATTAATGTTTCTTGCGTTAGGTGTGGGAGCTTATACCGCAGGGGTGTTTCACGTGATGACACACGCCTTCTTCAAAGCTTTATTATTTCTTGGCGCCGGAAGTGTTATCCATGCCATGAGCGGTGAGCAGGATATCCGTAACATGGGCGGATTGAAAAAACATTTGCCGGTTACATTTACAACTTTCTTTATAGCAACACTGGCCATTTCAGGGATCTTCCCGTTTGCGGGATTCTTTTCAAAAGACGAGATACTGGCGCATACATTTGAGCACAATAAATTATTGTGGTTTCTCGGAACTATTACATCCGCCATGACGGGCTTCTATATGTTTCGTTTATTCTTCCTTACTTTCTATGGAGATTTCCGTGGGACTAAAGAGCAGGCACACCATTTGCATGAATCGCCTAAGTCAATGACTGTTCCGTTAATGGTATTAGCTGTGTTATCGGTTGTTGGCGGATTTGTTGGATTGCCTGCCGCGTTTCATATGCCGCACTTCCTTGAAGGATTCCTTGAACCTGTTTTCGCGGACTCCGACATGAAAATTTTGCCTGTCCACATGGATCACAATACAGAAATTATGTTAATGGCAATCGCCTTGGGCATTGCTCTGGTAATGATTTATCTGGCCTATAGCTTTTATATTAAACAAAAACACGTTCCTGTTGCCGATGGGTCTGAAATTAATCCTGCTCAAAAGGTCGTGTATAATAAATATTATGTGGATGAGCTATACAATGCAATATTCACCAAACCATTGGATTGGTTATCTGATAAGTTTTTCCGTTTTATGGAATTACGTTTTGTGGATGCTATCGTAAATTTTGTTGGTGATGCTGTTAATTGGTGCAGCAGCATGTTGCGATTGCTTCAAACAGGCAGCATTGCGTTTTACATATTAATTATGGTGTTGAGTATAGCGTTGATCTTATTTGTTAAGTAATATCTGGTTAAGAAAAAATAATTTATGATCGCTGTTTTACTTGTCTTTTTTCCACTTATAGCATCGTTGCTGGTTTTACTTGCAAATAATGCAATGGCAAAAAAGGCTGCATTATTCTTTTCTGTAATTGAACTTGTGATCACGGGCTATGCGTGTTACCTGATCCGTACACAACCCGACACGGCAATGCTTCGGTTTAATACCCCCTGGATCTTTGCAATGGGTATTAATTTTCATGTTGTATTGGATGGGATCAGTTTTGTGCTTGTGTTGCTCACTAATATCCTGCTGCCGATCATAGTCCTTTCATCTTTTAAAAGGGAATTTAAAAATGCTAACGCTTTTTATGCATTGGTGTTATTTATGCAGATGGCATTGGTTGGAGTGTTCATGGCAATGGATGGATTCCTGTTTTATATTTTCTGGGAACTGGCGCTTATTCCTATTTATTTTATTTGTTTGTTGTGGGGAGGCGAAGACCGCGCACGTATCACTTTTAAATTTTTTATATACACGTTAGTGGGCAGTTTGTTCATGTTGGTTGGGCTTATCTTTTTATATCAACATACCGGCCCAACACATTCATTCGATATTAATGCTTTGTACAAAGCCGGTCAGGGCTTAACTTTAAAAGCACAAACATTTGTTTTTTGGTGCATGTTCCTGGCGTTTGCCATTAAGATGCCGGTATTCCCGTTCCACACCTGGCAGCCCGACACATACACAACAGCACCAGCACAGGGTACTATGCTCCTTTCAGGTATAATGCTTAAAATGGGAACGTATGGTTTGATCCGTTGGCTTATTCCTATGGTTCCGCTTGGCATTGCAGAATGGGGACAAACCGCTGTTATTCTTTCCATCATTGGGATTATTTATGCCTCTTGTATTGCTATTGTACAAAAAGATTTCAAGCGGCTTATCGCGTACTCATCCATTGCGCACGTTGGTCTTATTGCTGCGGGCACATTCGCGTTTAACATACAAGGGCTCCAGGGTGCAATGGTACAAATGTTCAGTCATGGTATAAATGTGGTTGGGTTATTTTTCATTGTTGATATTATCAGCTCAAGAATGAATACCCGCGAAATAAGTCAGCTGGGAGGCATACGAAACGTAGCTCCGCAATTCGCGGTTTTCTTCCTGATCGTTTTATTGGGAAGCGTCGCACTCCCGCTTACAAATGGTTTTATCGGAGAGTTTTTATTGCTCAACGGTCTTTATCAATACAATGCATGGTATGCAGCAATCGCAGGATTAAGTGTTATCCTCGGCGCTGTTTATATGTTACGAGGCTATCAGAATATTATGCTGGGAGAAACAAATAAACTTACATTGGGTTTCGCGGACCTCGACAGAAATGAAAAGGCTGTTCTTATCCCGTTAATTATTTTAATTATTGGCTTAGGCGTGTATCCAAAACCTTTACTGGATATTACTCAGCCCGCATTGGAAAAATTAATTAATAGTTTTCAGGCGATAGTTAGCAAATAACGTAAGTTATTTACAAACCTGAAACCTGAACCTGGAACTAATTTATGATCGCATTACTTATTATATCGTTGTTGGGAGTAAAGGCAATGGGCGCTGAAATACTTAATTTCAAAAAGCCACTTCCATTTGCTGTATTACTGGGTTTGGCATTAGCTATTGGAGCAGGTGTTTATGAATGGAACCACCCGGTTAATATATCCCTGTTCAACAACATGCTGGTATTTAACCATTATGCACTTGCATTTACAATTAGTTTATGCCTCATCACATTTCTTTGGTTTCTTTTATCACAAAATTATCTTGAAAGTGAAACGGCAGTAACGGATCATTATGCGTTGATCCTGTTTTCGTTGGCCGGGGCTATTATCATGACTTCGTTTGGTCATATGGTGATGTTGTTCCTGGGTATTGAGATCATGTCCATCCCGCTTTATGTTTTGGCGGGGAGCAATAAAAAAAGTCTTGCCTCCAATGAAGCGGCGTTCAAATATTTTTTGATGGGAGCTTTTGCCACCGGGGTTTTACTGTTTGGCATTACTTTAATTTATGGTGCAACAGGCTCATTTGATCTTATTGTTATCAGTGAGTATATTCTTCAGCATGCATTTGAAATGCCCGCATTCTTTTATGCAGGACTGATTTTATTGATAGCCGGCCTTGCTTTTAAGGTGTCGGCCGCTCCGTTTCACTTTTGGGCTCCCGATGTTTACCACGGATCTCCGAATGTGGTTACAGCTTTCATGTCCACCATTGTTAAAACGGCAGCCTTTGCGGCATTCTTCAGGTTGTTCAGCACTTGTTTTCATTCGGTTGAAAATTCCTGGAGCCAGGTAATTTGGGTAATGGCAGCGATCACTTTATTGCTTGGAAACATTACTGCTGTTTACCAGTTATCCTTTAAACGCATGTTGGCGTACTCAAGTATTTCACATGCGGGGTATATTTTGCTTGCTATACTTGCCATGAATAATTATTCCGCAGGAGCTATTTGCTATTATACATTGGCTTACTCTGTTGCGGGTATAACCGCGTTTACTGTTTTGCAACAGGTCTACGCACTAAAGGGCAATGATCTTATTGAAAGTTTTAACGGACTGGCTAAACGCAACCCTTTACTTGCATTTGCACTAACGGTATCTATGCTTTCGTTAGCGGGAATTCCGCCTACAGGAGGCTTCTTTGCCAAGTACACTATTTTTATTGCTGCAATAAATAAGGGCCATATATATCTTGTACTGATCGCCGTAATAGCATCGTTAATTGGGGTTTATTATTATTTCAGGTTGATCATTGCCGCCTATTTCAAACCTGTAAATGATGAAGCAGCAATTGAACTGAGTTTTCAGCATAAACTGCTGCTTATACTTACTATATTGATAACACTCGCCTTGGGTTTATTTCCGAATTACATATTACATTTATTTTCTTAATTTTTTTTCATGAAGTTTAAAGCGCCCAGCCTTGTCCTGCAAATTTTTGTCGGCATGGTGCTTGGTATTACAGTTGGCTATTTTTGCTGGCGGAGTGTATATGCCGGTATAGATATGTCTTCGATTGCAGAAGAGCAGGTAACGGCATTGCAAAACCAGGCTCAACATATTGGCGATAGATTCCAATTGCTCAGTGATATTTTTTTGCGGCTGATCAAAATGATCATTACCCCGCTGGTGTTTTCATTGCTGCTGGTAGGTATCGCTAAAGCCGGCGATTTTAAAGTGGTTGGCCGCCTGGGGTTAAAAACCATTTTATATTTCACATTCGCGGCACTGATCGCTTTGTCTATCGGCCTCGTCATTGTAAATATCTTTGAGCCGGGAGCAGCAATGGATTTGCAAAAGGCATCATCAACAGTTATTGTTCAGCCCAAACCTTTTAACGCGAAAGATTTTATCAGCAATATATTTCCGGAAAGTGTTGTGGAGGAAATGACCAAAAATCATATCCTGCCTATCATCGTATTTGTGTTGTTCTTCGCTATAGCAACAGCATCGATCGGGGAGAAGGGAAAAATAGTGATCGAATTTTTTGACGCTGTGGGTCATGTTATGCTGAAGGTGACCAATTATGTGATGAAGTTTGCTCCTTTCGCGGTGTTTGGTGCTATGGGTGCAATCATTACAACCAAGGGCCTGGCTATACTTACAGGGTATCTTAGTCTTATTGCCTGTTTTTTCGGAGGCTTGTTGTTCTTTGTTTTTGTTGTACTTACGGGCATTTGCCTGGTTATGCGGATCAACTTTTTCAAATTGCTTTCATACATTAAAGAACCTGCTTTGATCGCTTTCAGCACCAGCAGCTCTGAGGCGGCTATGCCTAAAACCATTGAAGCGCTTGAACGTTTTGGTTGCGGTAATCGCATTATCAGTTTTGTTCTGCCCTTGGGTTATTCATTCAACCTGGATGGATCAATAATGTATTCTACATTTGCTACCATGGCAATCGCCCAGGCGTATGGTATGTCGCTTACATTGGGGAATCAGATCTCAATGATGCTGATGTTGATGGTAACCAGTAAAGGCATGGCCGGTGTGCCCCGTGCTTCATTGGTTGTTATTGCGGGAATGCTCGATACTTTTCATATTCCTGTAGAAGGACTAACATTGCTTCTTGCTATCGACTGGCTTCTTGATATGGGACGATCGGCCACCAATGTGGTTGGCAATGCCGTTGCAACAGCCGTTGTGTCGAAGTGGGAAGGAGAGCTTCATGAGTTTAAGAAGGAGAGGGACATTGATCATATAAAACTCGGGTAACATCAACGAATAATTAGTGTAAAAGATTCAGATAACGAATGGTTACGAATTTACAAATGTTCCGTTATTCGTAAATTCGTAACCATTCGCTATCTGTACACCTTGCTTATAAATCCGTCATCCATTGTTCTCAGATATTTGGAATTTTCTTAAAGAACTCACCAACCCGGAATCCATCATTACTTATGGAGGTTGGATGCTGCTGTTTTTTGTGGTGTTTGCCGAAACCGGTCTGCTTGTTGGTTTCTTCCTGCCGGGCGATTCTTTACTATTTACAGCAGGCTTGCTTTGCGGCATACAACTTTTCCCTGTAAATATTGTTTTTCTGGTAAGCGGCCTTTGTATTTCGGCAATAGCGGGAAATATTGCAGGTTATTGGTTTGGGAAAAGGGTAGGGCCCTCATTGTTTAAGCGCGAAGACTCACTTATTTTTAAAAAAAGGTACGTTGAATTAACACGTGGTTTTTATGCTAAGCATGGAGGCAAAGCGCTTGTTCTTGGGCGCTTCCTTCCTATTATCCGAACATTTGCACCCATTTTAGCCGGGGTTATTCAAATTGATTTCAAACGATTTATGATATATAATTTGGTGGGCTCTGTATTATGGGTATTTTCTTTAACGCTAACCGGCTTTTTCCTTGGCCGCCAGTTTCCGTGGATCATTGATTACCTGGAATACATAGTTGTCGGTCTTATTATTATTACAATTATTCCGGTTATTCGAACTTATCGAAAAAGGTAATAAAGGTTTCAAGTTTTGTAACCTGAAACCCTTTAACCATTTACCCTAAAAAACCGGCCATCAAATAAGTTAGTATAAAAATCATGGCTTAATTACATACTTTCGTTGAGGAAGTATCGTTCTTTCACATATGCATTCCAAAATGCGGATATTTGATGAAAAAATAATGATAATTTATACTCAAAATTCTTAAGATTTTGTAATATTGTAAGCCTTTGAAAAAAGGCCCAAAAGTGATTTAAACAAAAGGAAATTAATTAATAAACCCAAAAAAGCGGATCATGAGCAACAAGAATTCATCAGGCGGATTAAAAGCGATGTTTGCAACCATTGCGATACCGGTAGCAATAGGAGTTGGATTGGTTATTTACTGGTTCATACTCGGCGCTCCCGGAAATTTTGATGCCGAAGGCCATCCAAAACCAGGAAATTATCTGGGAATGATGTATAAAGGCGGTTATATTGTCCCTCTTCTAATAGGGATTCTCATCACCATTATTATTTTTTCAGTTGAACGGGCAATAACAGTTAGTAAAGCAAATGGGAAAGGTCGTTTGGATGAGTTTGTTCGTAAAGTAAAAGGTCTGGTTGCAGGTAA
This genomic window contains:
- the nuoL gene encoding NADH-quinone oxidoreductase subunit L, translated to MIKLITLIPLLPLIGFLITGLFGKKMSKGLVGFVACGSVLGGFVISLLVFLQVRSLESHSITVNLFDWISSGKLNVSFSFLVDPLSALFLLIITGVGFLIHVYSVGYMHDDEGFSRFFAYLNLFVFFMLLLVLGSNYLLMFVGWEGVGLCSYLLIGFWFKNTAYNNAAKKAFIMNRIGDLGFLLGIILIFITFGSTSYAEVFSQAKFFSSERPVITAITLLLFVGAMGKSAQLPLYTWLPDAMAGPTPVSALIHAATMVTAGIYMIARSNILYTLAPFSMGVVALVGVITALFAASIGLFQNDIKKVLAYSTVSQLGLMFLALGVGAYTAGVFHVMTHAFFKALLFLGAGSVIHAMSGEQDIRNMGGLKKHLPVTFTTFFIATLAISGIFPFAGFFSKDEILAHTFEHNKLLWFLGTITSAMTGFYMFRLFFLTFYGDFRGTKEQAHHLHESPKSMTVPLMVLAVLSVVGGFVGLPAAFHMPHFLEGFLEPVFADSDMKILPVHMDHNTEIMLMAIALGIALVMIYLAYSFYIKQKHVPVADGSEINPAQKVVYNKYYVDELYNAIFTKPLDWLSDKFFRFMELRFVDAIVNFVGDAVNWCSSMLRLLQTGSIAFYILIMVLSIALILFVK
- a CDS encoding NADH-quinone oxidoreductase subunit M, which gives rise to MIAVLLVFFPLIASLLVLLANNAMAKKAALFFSVIELVITGYACYLIRTQPDTAMLRFNTPWIFAMGINFHVVLDGISFVLVLLTNILLPIIVLSSFKREFKNANAFYALVLFMQMALVGVFMAMDGFLFYIFWELALIPIYFICLLWGGEDRARITFKFFIYTLVGSLFMLVGLIFLYQHTGPTHSFDINALYKAGQGLTLKAQTFVFWCMFLAFAIKMPVFPFHTWQPDTYTTAPAQGTMLLSGIMLKMGTYGLIRWLIPMVPLGIAEWGQTAVILSIIGIIYASCIAIVQKDFKRLIAYSSIAHVGLIAAGTFAFNIQGLQGAMVQMFSHGINVVGLFFIVDIISSRMNTREISQLGGIRNVAPQFAVFFLIVLLGSVALPLTNGFIGEFLLLNGLYQYNAWYAAIAGLSVILGAVYMLRGYQNIMLGETNKLTLGFADLDRNEKAVLIPLIILIIGLGVYPKPLLDITQPALEKLINSFQAIVSK
- a CDS encoding NADH-quinone oxidoreductase subunit N, producing the protein MIALLIISLLGVKAMGAEILNFKKPLPFAVLLGLALAIGAGVYEWNHPVNISLFNNMLVFNHYALAFTISLCLITFLWFLLSQNYLESETAVTDHYALILFSLAGAIIMTSFGHMVMLFLGIEIMSIPLYVLAGSNKKSLASNEAAFKYFLMGAFATGVLLFGITLIYGATGSFDLIVISEYILQHAFEMPAFFYAGLILLIAGLAFKVSAAPFHFWAPDVYHGSPNVVTAFMSTIVKTAAFAAFFRLFSTCFHSVENSWSQVIWVMAAITLLLGNITAVYQLSFKRMLAYSSISHAGYILLAILAMNNYSAGAICYYTLAYSVAGITAFTVLQQVYALKGNDLIESFNGLAKRNPLLAFALTVSMLSLAGIPPTGGFFAKYTIFIAAINKGHIYLVLIAVIASLIGVYYYFRLIIAAYFKPVNDEAAIELSFQHKLLLILTILITLALGLFPNYILHLFS
- a CDS encoding dicarboxylate/amino acid:cation symporter, with amino-acid sequence MKFKAPSLVLQIFVGMVLGITVGYFCWRSVYAGIDMSSIAEEQVTALQNQAQHIGDRFQLLSDIFLRLIKMIITPLVFSLLLVGIAKAGDFKVVGRLGLKTILYFTFAALIALSIGLVIVNIFEPGAAMDLQKASSTVIVQPKPFNAKDFISNIFPESVVEEMTKNHILPIIVFVLFFAIATASIGEKGKIVIEFFDAVGHVMLKVTNYVMKFAPFAVFGAMGAIITTKGLAILTGYLSLIACFFGGLLFFVFVVLTGICLVMRINFFKLLSYIKEPALIAFSTSSSEAAMPKTIEALERFGCGNRIISFVLPLGYSFNLDGSIMYSTFATMAIAQAYGMSLTLGNQISMMLMLMVTSKGMAGVPRASLVVIAGMLDTFHIPVEGLTLLLAIDWLLDMGRSATNVVGNAVATAVVSKWEGELHEFKKERDIDHIKLG
- a CDS encoding VTT domain-containing protein, translated to MLLFFVVFAETGLLVGFFLPGDSLLFTAGLLCGIQLFPVNIVFLVSGLCISAIAGNIAGYWFGKRVGPSLFKREDSLIFKKRYVELTRGFYAKHGGKALVLGRFLPIIRTFAPILAGVIQIDFKRFMIYNLVGSVLWVFSLTLTGFFLGRQFPWIIDYLEYIVVGLIIITIIPVIRTYRKR